A single region of the Brachypodium distachyon strain Bd21 chromosome 3, Brachypodium_distachyon_v3.0, whole genome shotgun sequence genome encodes:
- the LOC112272028 gene encoding leucine aminopeptidase 2, chloroplastic produces MASAASTSAAVAAVASRLLTRRPTHLLRRLPRAPPAVLSARPSSSSSSFGAAPLRRPLGHRARMGHTSAAASAVPALGLTKPNVVEPPQVNFTAKDIEFSDWTGDVLAVAVTEKDLSKGSDSKFENALLNKLDSQLGGILSEASAEEDFTGKAGQSVVLRLSGQGFKRVGLIGLGQNAPSTTSACRGIGESIASVAKSAQASSAAVLLASPGGIQQEFKLNAAAAIASGTVLGLHEDSRFKSDSKKVHLKQVDLIGLGSGPEVDQKLKYANDLSSGVIFGKELVNSPANVLTPAVLAEEASKIASTYSDVFTATILDVEKCQELKMGSYLGVAAASANPPHFIHLCYKPVGGNVKRKLAIVGKGLTFDSGGYNIKTGPGCSIELMKFDMGGSAAVFGAAKALAQIKPPGVEVHFIVAACENMISGTGMRPGDIVTASNGKTIEVNNTDAEGRLTLADALVYACNQGVDKIIDLATLTGACVVALGPSIAGIFTPSDELAKEVTAASEVSGEKFWRLPLEESYWESMKSGVADMVNTGGRQGGSITAALFLKQFVDEKVQWMHIDMAGPVWNDKKRAATGFGVSTLVEWVLKNSS; encoded by the exons ATGGCGTCCGCCGcatccacctccgccgccgtcgccgccgtagCGTCCCGCCTGCTGACCCGCCGCCCGACGCACCTGCTCCGCCGgctcccgcgcgcgccgcctgcGGTCCTGTCCGCTCGcccgtcgtcttcgtcgtcgtcgttcggTGCCGCGCCTCTCCGCCGGCCGCTCGGTCACCGCGCTCGGATGGGGCACacttccgccgccgcatccgcgGTCCCCGCGCTCGGACTCACCAAGCCCAACGTCGTCGAGCCGCCCCAG GTTAATTTTACCGCTAAAGACATCGAATTCTCCGATTGGACGGGAGATGTACTCGCCGTTGCAGTCACAGAGAAGGATCTGTCTAAAGGCTCGGACTCCAAATTTGAGAACGCCTTGTTGAATAAGCTGGATAGCCAACTTGGCGGTATCCTGTCAGAGGCCTCGGCGGAGGAAGATTTCACCGGGAAAGCTGGGCAATCAGTGGTTCTCCGCCTTTCGGGGCAAGGTTTCAAGAGGGTGGGTCTGATTGGTTTGGGCCAGAACGCCCCATCCACCACCTCAGCATGCCGGGGAATCGGTGAATCCATCGCATCAGTTGCCAAGTCTGCTCAAGCTAGCAGCGCTGCTGTCCTTCTTGCCTCCCCTGGTGGGATCCAGCAAGAATTCAAGCTGAATGCTGCTGCAGCAATTGCCTCCG GAACTGTGCTCGGATTGCATGAGGACAGCAGATTCAAGTCTGACTCGAAAAAGGTGCATCTTAAACAAGTAGATCTTATTGGATTGGGTTCTGGTCCGGAGGTGGACCAGAAACTGAAGTATGCGAATGATCTTTCCTCCGGCGTGATATTCGGAAAAGAGCTTGTCAACTCACCTGCAAATGTCCTTACCCCTG CTGTGCTTGCGGAGGAGGCATCAAAGATCGCCTCTACATACAGTGATGTATTCACTGCCACCATATTAGATGTGGAGAAATGCCAAGAGTTAAAGATGGGCTCCTACTTGGGAGTTGCTGCAGCTTCAGCAAATCCTCCTCATTTTATCCACTTGTGCTACAAACCTGTTGGTGGTAATGTAAAGAGAAAGCTCGCTATTGTTGGGAAGGGTCTGACTTTTGACAG TGGTGGCTACAACATTAAGACTGGACCAGGCTGCAGTATTGAACTGATGAAGTTTGACATGGGAGGCTCTGCAGCAGTATTTGGTGCAGCCAAAGCTTTGGCCCAAATCAAGCCTCCTGGAGTGGAG GTTCATTTTATTGTTGCTGCCTGTGAAAATATGATTAGTGGCACAGGCATGAGACCTGGTGACATTGTGACTGCTTCTAACGGGAAGACGATTGAG GTAAATAATACTGATGCAGAGGGAAGGCTTACACTTGCTGATGCTTTGGTCTATGCTTGTAATCAAGGTGTTGACAAG ATTATTGATCTGGCCACACTAACTGGTGCCTGCGTTGTTGCCCTGGGGCCTAGCATTGCTG GCATCTTCACCCCAAGTGATGAACTAGCCAAGGAAGTCACTGCTGCTTCAGAGGTATCTGGAGAGAAGTTCTGGAGGTTGCCACTGGAAGAAAGCTACTGGGAGTCTATGAAGTCCGGTGTTGCTGACATGGTCAACACGGGTGGTCGACAGGGTGGCTCTATCACTGCGGCGCTGTTCCTCAAACAG TTTGTTGACGAGAAGGTCCAGTGGATGCACATCGACATGGCTGGGCCAGTGTGGAACGACAAGAAGCGAGCGGCCACCGGATTCGGTGTCTCCACCTTGGTGGAGTGGGTTCTCAAGAACTCATCTTGA
- the LOC100827166 gene encoding serine carboxypeptidase 24, producing MAAGGGVAAAVASVLVFLLAAGGGAGAASEGCEERERDKVEALPGQPAAARFVQFSGYVTVSEERGRALFYWLTEAAAGADAGTKPLVLWLNGGPGCSSVAYGASEEIGPFRIKPNGTGLYLNKYSWNREANLLFLESPAGVGFSYSNTTSDLKTSGDERTAEDSLQFLISWMSRFPQYRHRDFYIAGESYAGHYVPQLARKIVEYNKGSPNPFINLKGILVGNAVTDNYYDNIGTVTYWWSHAMISDRTYKAILKSCNFTSTNVSMACTRAMNYAMNYEFGDIDQYSIYTPSCTTALSSPNATAKTRHHAAVLRFKDTLIRRRSNSYDPCTETYAEKYYNRLDVQEAMHANTTRIPYKWTACSDVLIKKWKDSEFSMLPTYRMLMKAGIRIWVFSGDTDSVVPITATRFAISHLGLKTKIRWYPWYSGGQVAGWSEVYEGLTFASVRGAGHEVPLFQPRRAFRMFRSFLAGEPLPKS from the exons atggcggccggcggaggcgtTGCGGCGGCCGTCGCGAGCGTGTTGGTGTTCTTACTCGCggctggaggcggcgccggcgcagcgAGCGAGGGGTGTGAGGAGCGGGAGAGGGATAAAGTGGAGGCGCTGCCggggcagccggcggcggcgaggttcGTGCAGTTCTCCGGGTACGTGACGGTGAGCGAGGAGCGGGGCCGGGCGCTCTTCTACTGGCTcaccgaggccgccgccggcgccgacgccggcacCAAGCCGCTCGTGCTCTGGCTCAACGGAG GTCCAGGGTGCTCTTCTGTGGCGTATGGCGCGTCCGAGGAGATCGGCCCGTTCCGTATCAAACCCAACGGGACAGGGCTCTACCTCAACAAGTACTCATGGAACAGAG AGGCAAACCTTCTCTTCCTGGAGTCCCCGGCCGGAGTGGGCTTCTCCTACTCCAACACCACCTCGGATCTCAAGACTTCAGGCGACGAGAGAACCG CCGAAGACTCGTTGCAGTTCTTGATCAGCTGGATGTCACGGTTCCCGCAGTATCGACACCGGGATTTCTACATTGCTGGAGAAAGCTATGCTG GCCACTACGTCCCCCAGTTGGCAAGGAAGATCGTTGAGTACAACAAAGGCTCACCCAATCCCTTCATCAACCTAAAGGGAATCCTT GTGGGAAACGCAGTGACAGATAACTACTACGACAACATCGGCACGGTGACCTACTGGTGGAGCCACGCCATGATCTCCGATCGCACCTACAAGGCCATCCTCAAGTCCTGCAACTTCACCAGCACCAACGTCTCGATGGCCTGTACCAGAGCCATGAACTATGCCATGAACTACGAGTTCGGCGACATTGACCAGTACAGTATCTACACACCCTCCTGCACCACCGCCTTGTCTTCCCCCAACGCCACAGCCAAAACCCGCCACCACGCTGCGGTGCTGAGGTTCAAGGACACCCTGATCCGCCGCCGGTCCAACAGCTACGACCCGTGCACGGAGACCTACGCCGAGAAGTACTACAACCGGCTGGACGTGCAGGAGGCCATGCACGCCAACACCACTAGGATTCCCTACAAGTGGACTGCCTGCAG TGATGTGCTCATCAAGAAATGGAAAGATTCAGAGTTCTCCATGCTACCGACATACAGGATGCTGATGAAGGCTGGGATTAGGATATGGGTCTTCAG CGGCGACACGGATTCGGTTGTCCCAATTACCGCAACGAGGTTTGCGATCAGCCACCTTGGTTTGAAGACTAAGATCCGGTGGTACCCATGGTACTCTGGTGGTCAG GTAGCAGGATGGTCTGAGGTGTATGAAGGGCTGACATTTGCATCAGTGAGAGGTGCGGGGCATGAGGTGCCATTGTTTCAGCCAAGGAGGGCCTTCAGGATGTTCCGGTCATTCCTGGCTGGGGAGCCACTGCCCAAATCCTGA
- the LOC104583834 gene encoding cytochrome c oxidase copper chaperone 2 yields the protein MGSTGDPTPVQAPVCSIVNEGPAPATDSKPKKKICCACPDTKRLRDECIVEHGESACTKWIEAHKRCLRAEGFKV from the coding sequence atGGGTAGCACTGGAGACCCAACGCCTGTGCAGGCACCGGTTTGCTCAATCGTGAATGAAGGACCAGCCCCTGCCACTGACTCGAAGCCAAAGAAGAAGATATGCTGCGCTTGCCCTGATACCAAGAGGCTGAGAGATGAGTGCATCGTTGAGCACGGGGAGTCCGCATGCACCAAGTGGATAGAAGCTCACAAGCGATGCCTCCGAGCTGAGGGGTTTAAGGTCTGA
- the LOC100826864 gene encoding cycloartenol-C-24-methyltransferase 1, producing MSKTGALDLASGLGGKITKEEVKSAVDEYEKYHGYYGGKEEARKSNYTDMVNKYYDLATSFYEYGWGESFHFAHRWNGESLRESIKRHEHFLALQLELKPGMKVLDVGCGIGGPLREIARFSSTSVTGLNNNDYQITRGKELNRLAGLSKTCDFVKADFMKMPFSDNTFDAVYAIEATCHAPDPVGCYKEIYRVLKPGQFFAVYEWCITDHYDPNNATHKRIKDEIELGNGLPDIRSTRQCLQAVKDAGFEVIWDKDLAEDSPLPWYLPLDPSRFSLSSFRLTTVGRLITRNMVKALEYIGLAPQGSQRVSNFLEKAAEGLVEGGKKEIFTPMYFFVVRKPLSE from the exons GTATGAAAAATATCATGGATATTATGGAGGGAAGGAGGAAGCAAGGAAATCCAACTACACTGATATG GTTAATAAATACTATGATCTTGCTACTAGCTTCTATGAGTATGGCTGGGGTGAATCCTTCCATTTTGCTCACAG ATGGAATGGAGAATCATTAAGAGAAAGCATCAAAAGGCATGAGCACTTTCTGGCCTTACAGCTCGAGTTAAAACCAGGAATGAAG GTTTTGGATGTGGGCTGCGGAATAGGCGGACCATTAAGAGAAATTGCCAGATTTAG CTCGACCTCAGTTACCGGTTTGAACAACAATGACTATCAGATAACTAGGGGAAAG GAGCTCAATCGGTTGGCAGGACTTAGTAAAACTTGTGATTTTGTCAAG GCAGACTTCATGAAGATGCCATTCTCTGATAACACTTTCGATGCTGTTTATGCTATTGAGGCAACATGCCATGCACCTGATCCG GTTGGCTGCTATAAGGAGATCTACCGTGTATTGAAACCTGGTCAGTTTTTTGCCGTATATGAGTGGTGCATAACTGATCACTATGACCCAAACAATGCAACACACAAGAGGATTAAGGATGAAATCGAGCTTGGAAATGGCCTGCCAGATATCCGAAGTACTAGGCAGTGTCTTCAAGCTGTTAAAGATGCTGGGTTTGAG GTTATTTGGGATAAGGATCTTGCTGAAGATTCTCCATTGCCTTGGTATTTGCCCTTGGATCCAAGTCGATTTTCGTTGAGTAGCTTCCGTTTGACTACCGTGGGACGATTAATTACTCGCAATATG GTCAAGGCATTAGAATACATTGGTCTTGCTCCTCAAGGTAGTCAGAGGGTCTCTAATTTCCTAGAGAAGGCTGCAGAAGGTCTTGTTGAAGGTGGCAA GAAGGAAATCTTCACGCCGATGTACTTCTTTGTGGTTCGCAAGCCTCTTTCAGAATGA